The genome window ATGGTCTCCAAGGTAAGCAGACTTTAGTTCATATCCCAGATCCACCACATACTAGTTGTGCTGACTGAGCAGTTTCCCCCAACTataaaaaaggagataataatacctaccatcATGAAGTTATTGGGAAAACTAAACAAGATAATGTTTATAAATCCCTTAGCACAATGTTTAACTCACAGTAAGCTACCAGTAGATGTCAGTTGCTGCTATTAGTATTTTCATCATCACTATTACCTCCTGTTTAAACCTGCATTTGAAGGATGTGTGATGAATAAATGAGAACTGGAAATCattgcccctcacccccaccaccgACACACCTCTCTCTCCTTCATGTAATTGAAGATATCCTTAGCATATACTGAGTTGAAAAATGGATCACTGTGGTCATTGTCAATATCTTCCGGTGGTGTCACCTGCTTGGAAATCATCAAAAAGACATATTAAGAGAAAGATTCCAAGAAAAGCTTAgcacacatacataaaaaatgACTCCTTTCTTCCCACTGTCATCTTCTCCTAAGGTTCCTCAAACCTTATATGTCCTGGGCCATAACAGAGTACCCCTTGGCCCTGTAATCCTCTTACTGTTGAGTAACCAAGAAATGCTTAGTCCTCCTGTTCACACCTGCTCTGCCCTAAGAACCGGGCACTATTTTTACAGGTAAGCTCAGGATTATCCAAGAAAGACATTCTTATCTTACTCTGTCAACTTACGTCACCTGTCTTCTTAGGTCCTTTGTTATGTATCAATGCTTTGATCTGGCCCAGTTCACCTTCTTGTTAGCTTTATCCTCCCTTCTACACCTTTAACCAGGTTGGTTTTGCCTACAAGAGgggtctttcttctcctctttgccAAATCTCATCCCTTAATCCTTTCAATTTACAACTTAAAAATTATCTTCCTAGGAAGATGCCTCAGTGAACGTAACCCACCTTTGGCTAAGGTCCAATGTCATGCAGACTGCAATTACTAAGAAAGGCAATTTCCTGAAAGAAATTGTCTAACCACTACTgaaaagcatacacacacacacagtattccAGACCCTTGGGGGTATTCCTGGAATAAGGCCAACTTGATTTAGTATCAAATGCTtaggaaggcaaaaaaaaaaaaaacctctttgctAGCAGCCACCTCCAGGACAACAAAGAACACTTCATCtaatttaagaagaaagaagacagaatacCTCCTCCTGTGATCTCTTGTCCGGAGATGAGAAGGGTTTATCGGAACTGAATTCACAAGTACTAGACTTGCTTGTGGTACTGAGCTTGCCCACACTGGACATGGTGACAGTACTGGACAAACCTATTCTAGATTCAGGGGCAGTTGTGGACACATGTGGGATGGTTTCAACTTGGAGGATGATGAAATCTTTGAGAAAGGTGTCTTCTTCGTGAGTGAGATTCTTTTGCAAGGTCAGTGGCTCCTTGGAGGACAAGTCCTTCTCACTGCTGGGCTTCTCCTGCAAGGCCAATGGCTCCTTCAGGATAGCCTCCTCCTCAATTGTGGGATTCTCCTGCAAGGCCAAGAGCTCCTCGAAGAGGGTCTCTTTCTTGCTCCTGGGCTTCTCCTGCAAGGCCAAGGACTCCCTCAACATGGTTTCCTTCTCAATGCTGGGATTCTCCTGCAAAGCCAGAGGCTCCTTCAGGATGGTCTCCTTTTCAATGCTGGGCCTCTCCTGCAAGGCCTGTGACTGCTTAATAAGGGACTCCTCTTCATTGGCGAAGTTCTCTTGCAAGGCCAACTGCTTTTTCAAGAGGAACACTTCACCCTGAGCAGTGGGCTTCTTTAAAGATAACTGCCCCTTTATGCTCACTGCTGCCTCAGTGGAGAGCTCCTCCTTCACAACCAATGGTTTCTTAAAAAGGAATTCCTCTTCAGTGGTGCTTTTCTCCTGCAAATCCAACTGTGTCTTCAAGCAGTCCTCTTTTGTATCAGTCTTATTCTGCAAGGCCAGAGACTTCCTGAAGAGGCATTCATCTTTGTCGGTAGGTTTAACATGCATTGAAAATGGCTCCTGAAAGGGGAATTCCTCCTCAGTGGTAGGCTTCTCCTCCAAGGTCAATGGCTCCTTAATATATGATTCTTCTTCAGTTGTGATATTCTCCTGCAAGGCCAATGGCTCCTTTGAAAGGGACACCTCCTGCAGAGTGGTATGATTCTCTTTCAACACAGATGGATCCTGGAAGAGGAACTCCTCTTCAGTTGtagactttttcttaaagggcaaCAGCTTCTTAAAGAGTGACTCTTCTTCAGAGGTGGTCTTCTCTATGACCAGTGGCTTCTTTAAGGGGAACATCTTCCCCTGAGTGATCTGcctcttttttaaagataatgatGTCTTGGTATTAAATGCCTCATCAGTTGAAGACTTCTTCCTAAATGACATTGGCTCCATAAAGGAATCCTTACCTTCACCAGTTATATTCTGCAAGTCCAACAGTTCTTGGCAGACAGACATCATTTGAGTGGTACACTTCTTCTTCTTTAAAGATGACTCCTTGGTAGAGACTGCCACGTTTGTGGTATGTTTCTTCCTAAATGACACTGGCTCCCTAAGAAATTCACCTTTATTGTCTACAGTCTCCTGCAATGCCCATGGCTTCTTCAAGAGGGCCACACCCCCCTGAGTGGTATGCTTCTCTTGCGGTGCAGATGGTTCCTTCAAGAGGGACTCCTCCTCAGTGGTAGGCTTCGTTTTAAAGGATAATGGCTCCTTAATGAGTGACTTCTCTTCAGAAATGGTCTGCAAAACTAGTGGCTTGGTCAAACGGGACTTCTTACCCTGAGTGGTAcccttcttctttaaaaataacttattggAGGAGGTTGCCTCCTCAATGGTACGCTTCTTCTTAAAAGCCAAAGGCACCTTTAAAAGTGACTCCTCCTCAATTGGAGTCTTTTGCAAGACCGAGGGCTTCTTCAAGATGGATCCCTCCTCCTGAGTGGTGTCCTTCTCCTGCAATGCTGATGGCTCTTGGAAAAGGGACTCCTTAGTGGTAGGCTTCTTCTTGAAGGAGAACGGCTCCTTAATGAGTGACTTCTCTTCAGAGGTGGTCTTCTGCAATACTAGTGGCTTCTTCAAGTGGTACATCTTCCCCTGAGTGGTACGCTTCTTTAAAGGTAATGGCTTCTTGGATAGGGTTGCCTCCTTAGCAGTATGCTTCTTCCTCAAGGAAATTGGCTCCATAAGAAATTCATCttcaccatcttttttctcctgcaATGCCCATGGCTTCTTCAAAAGGGTCACCTCCCCATCAGTGGTGTGCTTCTCTTGCGACACAGATAGCTCCTGGAAGAGGGACTCCTCCTTAGTGGCAGGCTTCTTTTCAAAGGACAATGACCCCTTATTGAGTGCCTTCTCTCCAGAGGTGGTCTTCTGCAATACTAATGGCTTCTTCAAGTGGGCCGTCTTCCCCTGAGTAGTGCGCTTTCTCTTTAAAGATAATGGCCTCATGGTGAGGGTTGTCTCCTCAGTGGTTGTAGGTTGTTTCTTAAAAGCCAGTGGTTCCTTAAAGAGGGAATCCTCTTCAGTGTCAATCTTCTCCTGCAAGGCCAATGATTTCTTCAAGATGGACACCTCTCGTTCGGTGGTGTGCTTCTCTTGCAACGCAGGTGGCTCCTGGAAAAGGGACTCCTTCTCAGTGGTAGGCTTTCTCTTCAAAGACAACAGCTCCTTAGTGAGTGACTTCTCTTCAGAGGTAATCTTCTGCAATACTAGTGGATTCTTCACACAGGACATCTTCCCCTGAGTGGTACACTTTTTCTCTAAAGATAACAGCTTCTTGGTGGGGGTCGCCTCCTCAGTTTTAGGCTTCTTCCTAAAGTTTGTGGGCTCCATAAAGAAAGAATCCTCCTCAACATTGATGTCCTCCAAGGCCAACTCCTCCCCCAAGCAGGGCTTCTTCCCCTGATATGTACACATATTCCTTAAGGATAATTTCTTCTTGGTCATGGCTGCCTCCTCAGTTTCATGCTTCTTCCCAAAAGTCACTGGCTCTACAACATCACTGTCAGTCTCCTCCTGCAAGGATAGTGGCTTCTCCAAGAGGGACATCTCCCCCTGATCTGTGCCCTTCTTTAAAGATAATGATCTCTTGATGAGGACTGTATCCTCAGTAGTAGgttcctcttttaaaatgaatgGCTTTTTGAAAAGAGATGCCTCCTCAGCAGTGGGTGTCTTGGAGCTAGTAGGTATCTCCAGAATGAGCGGTTTATCTATAATATTTGGTACCACGGTGCTTGAGACTACTACTGATGAGAGTTCCAGCTTCTTATACCTATAAAGGAAACAGGTATAAGAAGAATGAAGTTCCTAGAATCCTCACCTACCATTTCATTTTGTCACTATACTTACTAAATGTATGGAAAGGGAAAGGGCTTCAACCCCAAGAGATAGACTAGAGGGTAAAAATCAATGAGTACCATAGTAAATCAACTAACCAGCACACTGTATAGTTTCTATGGCCTAGATCCCCACgcttttctaaaaaatttccCCCTGAAATCCATGTCATGCTTTCTCATATATgatttattaactttatttatataCAAACGCTTTTATTATAATACCACACTGAGTGATTTGCTTATATATCAGTCTCCCTCACTAGCtgcatttatttgtctttgtctatcAGCACCAGGCATCTGGTAAAATTCAAGTTGAAATTAATATTGTTTGAAGGCTTATGAGAGAGGATTATAAGAGAGAGGCTTATAAAAGGCTTATGAAGGCTTATAAGGGAAAGTTGGGCTAGTACTTAATGTTCATGGTATTTAATCATATTCCTTTCACTCTAGGCTATTATGAGATGCTTTCCTAAGGGAGGtaataaaaagaccaaaaaaacatTTGTTCACATGTGTCAGATGCAAAGCTTTGTTTCGAATAGCATTGCATGTCCAATTAGAGTGACTAACCTGATGTGACCAAATCACTGGATGACTAGAAATCAGaataagaaaagggagagaattaAAGGTAAATACCAACCATCTGAACAAGAGTAAGTACCTTCAAAAGACTagatattatatgattccatttatattaagcATCCAGAGGAGACATATCCATAGAGGTATATGCataacagaaagtagattggtagttgcctggagctgggaaggggtggggaggagggtagAAAGCGACTGGGAAAGAGAAGGGACTACGGGTATGAGTTTCTTTGGGGTACGGGGTGctgaaaaagttctaaaattagatagtggtgatggttatacaactctataaatatgattttttaaaaaaatcacttaagtgttaaaaaaaaaaaaaggataggttCCAGGTCTCtcctgatgagaacttttagaagTAGCCTTCAGATAGTCTAGTTATGATAAAGAGCATGCATTCTGAATCTACACTGACTGGATCCAAACCCTGGCTCCCCCATTTACCGGCTGGGGGACCTTGGGCTAGTTAATGCtctatgcttcatttttttcacctataaaatgaggatcaTAATATTACCTCCTATATAGAATTACTGTGAAGATTTGATTAACATGcataaaaatagttaaaacaaaTAACTGTTAGAACAACTGCATGCCAATAAATCagaaaatttagacaaaatggaaaaattcttaggaagatacaaactaccaaaacagactcaaaaagaaaacagaaaatctgaacatacCGATAACAAGTAAAGACGTTGTATTAATAATCAGAAACTACCCACAAAGAGAAATCtaagcccagatggcttcactgaattctaccaaacatttaaagaagaactaaaaccAACATTTCATGCACTCAGGAAGAGGTAAGAATGGTTCCcaagtcattctatgaggccaatatTATTCTGGTACCAAAAGCAAAGATATCAGAAGAAAATTCAAGTCTGATATATCTTAtcaacatagatgcaaaaatcctccaaaCCAAATCCAGCAGTATATAAAAGGACTATACACtgtgaccaagtaggatttatcccaggaatgcaaaattagtttaacatctgaaaatcaattcaTGTATCATACCATATTAacggaataaaaacaaaagctacatgatcatctcaacagatccagaaaaatcatttgacaaaattcaataccctttcatgataaaagcacacaacaaactaggaatagaaaggagaTTCCTCAACTATGAaagagcatctatgaaaaacccaaaGCTAATGTTACAGCTAATCATGGAAGACTGATGCCTTCCCCCTAGGATCAAGGAGAACACAAGGATGTCCAACTCTCTTTTTGAGGGTGGAGGATTTGTCATGTAGTAGTGAATAACTAATACAGCATTGCTGATGCTCTAGAACTGAATCCCTCTGTTCTTTGAAtaaagtacaaactctttgccaTGGTCCGTAAGGCCCTGGTGATCTTGCTCCTGCCTGACTCTCCATCTCTTAAGAAACATTGGTATAGGAAATAGATATTTAGTGTCTATGATATCTAAAGCCTGGGGTGATCAGAGTAGGCTTCCTCAATAGAGTGACCAACTTTCCTTGTTTGCCTAGGACTGAGTGGGTTCCTGGGATGCAAGACTTTCAATGTTAAAACGGAAAGTCCTAGGAAAACCAGAATAAGTTGGTCCTTCAACTCTTGGACGGTAAGGATGTTCAAGTCCtgacacttctattcaacatagtactaaaGGCTCcagccagggcaattaggcaagaaaataagagaaaaggcatccagattggaaaggaagaagtaaagctatCTATATTagcagatgacataatcttacacatagaaaatcctaaggaaccCACACAAACAATATTAGAACTAATATACAAATTCAGCAAAGCTCTATGAttcaagatcaatatacaaaaatctcatGTATTTCTATATCCTTGCAATgaacaatatgaaaatgaaattatgaaaacaattccattcacaatagcatcaagaataaatgcttagaaataaatttaacgaAAGAGGTGAAAAATGTATtctctgaaaattacaaaaaatgttaaaagaaattaaagatctaaataaatgaaaagacatcccatgttcctggattggaagacttagtaTTGTTAATATGGTAATACTACCCAAATTGATTTATAAGTTCAAGGCAACCTCTATAAGAATCCCAGCTGGCTTAttagtagaaattgacaagctgatcctaaaattgatatggaattgcaaggaacccagaagagccaaaacaaccttgaaaaaaaggaacacagttggaggaatcacacttcccaatttcaaaacacaCTACAGAGCAACAATCAAAATAGCATAGTATTGGCATAATGAAAGACATGTAGATCAGTGGAATAAaattgagagttcagaaataaacacatttacagtcaactaattttcaacaagggtgcaaAGACAAATAAGTGGAGAAAGattagtctttccaacaaatgctGCTGGGGCAACTGGATATCTATCAATACATGGTAAATAACGAAGTTAGACCCCTAACATAtaccaacaacaaaaattaacttaaaatgcaTCAACAATCTAAGTTTAGagctaaaactttaaaattctaaaaagaaaaaaaaatcttaaaagtaaatGTTCataaccttggatttggcaatgctTTCTTAGATTATGACACCacaagcataagcaacaaaagaaaacataattggatttcattaaaattaaaaacatttatgccTCAAGGGAcaccaagaagaaaatgaaaagacaacccacagaatgaatgaaaaatacttGCTAATCATATATCTGAGCAAGAACTTGtatctagactatataaagaattcttacaactcaataataaaaagatcgataaccaaatattttaaataggcaaaggactggaacagacatttctccaaagatacgCAAGTGGCCCATAAGCAGATGAAAGATTCCCAAATCATTTgtcattagagaactgcaaatctaaaccacagtgagataccatctcacactcACTAGAatgaccattaaaaaaataaaaaacaaacatacaaacaaaaaaacagaaaatggcaaggatgtggaaaattCAAAACCCTCATCCATTGCTGCTAGGAATGTAAGAtagtgcaaccactgtggaataCAGTTTGGCACTTTCTCAATGAGTtcaacatagaattaccatatgacccagcaattacatTCCTAGATacatatgcaaaagaattaaaaacaggtgTTCAAATACTTGtacacaatgttcatagcagcactattcacaataaccaaaaggtggaaacaattcaaatgttcatcaactgaagAAAGGATAGACAAAATACGGTACACccatacacaatgggatattatttggcaataaaaaggaattaagtactgatacctgctacaacatggatgaaccttgaaaacattatgctgagtgaaagaagccagatacaaaagaccacacattgtacaattccatttctgggaaatGTCCAGTATAGATAAATctatagagtcagaaagtagattagtggttgcctacaGCTGGGGAGGATTGAGAAGTGGTACCTGAAGGTACAAAGTTCCTTCTGGGattgatgaaaatgtcctaaaattcattgtggtgatggctgcataactctgtgaatatactaaaaaccattgaattgtacattttaagagGGTGAATtgtgtatgtgaattatatcttaataaagctgttaccaaaaatAAAGCCTCTTAGAACCATGTATGATTACAGTGAGCTCTCAATAGATGTTAGCTATTAGTTCTAGCACTATTATTAGGGCCCATTTCACTGAACTCTGAATGAGGACAAGAATGTTTCTGTCATTTTGTGAGGATTTCCCTGCTAAAGTcagaatgatgaaagaaattcaaaagaaaataacacaggGAATTAAGGTCAAAATATACATGCAAATCCCAGGAATTCCATTTCAGCAAGAAACTGAGTAGGGTTAAATGCTAATCTTCCAGTTTGATTTCTTTCTGCTGGGTAATTAGCCAAGTGTCCTGTGGACCTGACATGTTAATTTTTTGGAGTTCCCCAAACTTTTCCCCTTACCATTTGGAACCCATGCTTAGCCCTGTTATAGCTATCTAGCTGATCTATTCTATTCTTCCTGAAAGAAGTAATTCCCACTGGAGTGAGGAGAGGATATAGAAAGGTCTCACTCCACTTTCTAACTCTTCTTCCAATAAAAGTTTTCCCAGGAGTAATCCTTTTCCCAATCCTAGATGAGAATAGTCATATCTATTTGTAGAACCTGTGATCAGTTCCCTATAACAGCtggaaaatacacatttttggCCTAAGGAGATAGTAATTTCTCTACAGTAACAAGGAACAAGCCTCCCCCTAAGGCTGCTAATGGGATAAGCAGACTGGCAAGCTATCAGCCAGCTGCTGAGAATCCCCTGAAAAGTTAAGTTGCCTCCACACTTTCAAGCACAGAGTAGCTCAATCAGGGACTGAATtactaaaatagagaaaagataagCACAAGATCTTTCGGCAAATTCCTCAATGACAACAGGTCTTTCAATATGCACACACcatggaggtgggggatgggggggcggggtgggggtggtgagagagagagagaagaggcctATAATTCTTCAACAATTTAGTCCGTCCAAGCACCCAGAGTTAATGTAGTATTCATCACTGTGGCTCACTAAAAATGTTCTCAATGGGGACAAAAGACAGTCAAAAGGATATCACACCCTCTCCCTTACCATCTAAAACAA of Hippopotamus amphibius kiboko isolate mHipAmp2 chromosome X, mHipAmp2.hap2, whole genome shotgun sequence contains these proteins:
- the CCNB3 gene encoding G2/mitotic-specific cyclin-B3 isoform X4, which translates into the protein MPLPLPRRSKRETKKSQSSKIVPSDHGPSEKRQENYQAKISPSSPQGAFKRRSAFEDLTNAFQSQPAQPKKEASNESVKDVSKKINRNTPAHGLTGNNEMNIKRYKKLELSSVVVSSTVVPNIIDKPLILEIPTSSKTPTAEEASLFKKPFILKEEPTTEDTVLIKRSLSLKKGTDQGEMSLLEKPLSLQEETDSDVVEPVTFGKKHETEEAAMTKKKLSLRNMCTYQGKKPCLGEELALEDINVEEDSFFMEPTNFRKKPKTEEATPTKKLLSLEKKCTTQGKMSCVKNPLVLQKITSEEKSLTKELLSLKRKPTTEKESLFQEPPALQEKHTTEREVSILKKSLALQEKIDTEEDSLFKEPLAFKKQPTTTEETTLTMRPLSLKRKRTTQGKTAHLKKPLVLQKTTSGEKALNKGSLSFEKKPATKEESLFQELSVSQEKHTTDGEVTLLKKPWALQEKKDGEDEFLMEPISLRKKHTAKEATLSKKPLPLKKRTTQGKMYHLKKPLVLQKTTSEEKSLIKEPFSFKKKPTTKESLFQEPSALQEKDTTQEEGSILKKPSVLQKTPIEEESLLKVPLAFKKKRTIEEATSSNKLFLKKKGTTQGKKSRLTKPLVLQTISEEKSLIKEPLSFKTKPTTEEESLLKEPSAPQEKHTTQGGVALLKKPWALQETVDNKGEFLREPVSFRKKHTTNVAVSTKESSLKKKKCTTQMMSVCQELLDLQNITGEGKDSFMEPMSFRKKSSTDEAFNTKTSLSLKKRQITQGKMFPLKKPLVIEKTTSEEESLFKKLLPFKKKSTTEEEFLFQDPSVLKENHTTLQEVSLSKEPLALQENITTEEESYIKEPLTLEEKPTTEEEFPFQEPFSMHVKPTDKDECLFRKSLALQNKTDTKEDCLKTQLDLQEKSTTEEEFLFKKPLVVKEELSTEAAVSIKGQLSLKKPTAQGEVFLLKKQLALQENFANEEESLIKQSQALQERPSIEKETILKEPLALQENPSIEKETMLRESLALQEKPRSKKETLFEELLALQENPTIEEEAILKEPLALQEKPSSEKDLSSKEPLTLQKNLTHEEDTFLKDFIILQVETIPHVSTTAPESRIGLSSTVTMSSVGKLSTTSKSSTCEFSSDKPFSSPDKRSQEEQVTPPEDIDNDHSDPFFNSVYAKDIFNYMKEREENFILEKYMTRQTDINSDMRAILVDWLVEVQMTFEMSHETLYMAVKLVDHYLMQVICERDKLQLLGSTAFLIAAKFEESCPPYVDDFLYICDDIYKRDEILAMEISILQTLKFDINIPIAYHFLRRYARAPTLEYYSGYKTSDLHPLVRQLNILLTLRPCNRLKTVHSKYSHQVFFEVTKIPPLDTLKLEEILNCC
- the CCNB3 gene encoding G2/mitotic-specific cyclin-B3 isoform X3 — its product is MPLPLPRRSKRETKKSQSSKIVPSDHGPSEKRQENYQAKISPSSPQGAFKRRSAFEDLTNAFQSQPAQPKKEASNESVKDVSKKINRNTPAHGLTGNNEMNIKRYKKLELSSVVVSSTVVPNIIDKPLILEIPTSSKTPTAEEASLFKKPFILKEEPTTEDTVLIKRSLSLKKGTDQGEMSLLEKPLSLQEETDSDVVEPVTFGKKHETEEAAMTKKKLSLRNMCTYQGKKPCLGEELALEDINVEEDSFFMEPTNFRKKPKTEEATPTKKLLSLEKKCTTQGKMSCVKNPLVLQKITSEEKSLTKELLSLKRKPTTEKESLFQEPPALQEKHTTEREVSILKKSLALQEKIDTEEDSLFKEPLAFKKQPTTTEETTLTMRPLSLKRKRTTQGKTAHLKKPLVLQKTTSGEKALNKGSLSFEKKPATKEESLFQELSVSQEKHTTDGEVTLLKKPWALQEKKDGEDEFLMEPISLRKKHTAKEATLSKKPLPLKKRTTQGKMYHLKKPLVLQKTTSEEKSLIKEPFSFKKKPTTKESLFQEPSALQEKDTTQEEGSILKKPSVLQKTPIEEESLLKVPLAFKKKRTIEEATSSNKLFLKKKGTTQGKKSRLTKPLVLQTISEEKSLIKEPLSFKTKPTTEEESLLKEPSAPQEKHTTQGGVALLKKPWALQETVDNKGEFLREPVSFRKKHTTNVAVSTKESSLKKKKCTTQMMSVCQELLDLQNITGEGKDSFMEPMSFRKKSSTDEAFNTKTSLSLKKRQITQGKMFPLKKPLVIEKTTSEEESLFKKLLPFKKKSTTEEEFLFQDPSVLKENHTTLQEVSLSKEPLALQENITTEEESYIKEPLTLEEKPTTEEEFPFQEPFSMHVKPTDKDECLFRKSLALQNKTDTKEDCLKTQLDLQEKSTTEEEFLFKKPLVVKEELSTEAAVSIKGQLSLKKPTAQGEVFLLKKQLALQENFANEEESLIKQSQALQERPSIEKETILKEPLALQENPSIEKETMLRESLALQEKPRSKKETLFEELLALQENPTIEEEAILKEPLALQEKPSSEKDLSSKEPLTLQKNLTHEEDTFLKDFIILQVETIPHVSTTAPESRIGLSSTVTMSSVGKLSTTSKSSTCEFSSDKPFSSPDKRSQEEQVTPPEDIDNDHSDPFFNSVYAKDIFNYMKEREMTFEMSHETLYMAVKLVDHYLMQVICERDKLQLLGSTAFLIAAKFEESCPPYVDDFLYICDDIYKRDEILAMEISILQTLKFDINIPIAYHFLRRYARCVHASMKTLTLSRFICEMTLQEYDYIQERASKLAAGSFLLALYMKKLGHWAPTLEYYSGYKTSDLHPLVRQLNILLTLRPCNRLKTVHSKYSHQVFFEVTKIPPLDTLKLEEILNCC
- the CCNB3 gene encoding G2/mitotic-specific cyclin-B3 isoform X1 is translated as MPLPLPRRSKRETKKSQSSKIVPSDHGPSEKRQENYQAKISPSSPQGAFKRRSAFEDLTNAFQSQPAQPKKEASNESVKDVSKKINRNTPAHGLTGNNEMNIKRYKKLELSSVVVSSTVVPNIIDKPLILEIPTSSKTPTAEEASLFKKPFILKEEPTTEDTVLIKRSLSLKKGTDQGEMSLLEKPLSLQEETDSDVVEPVTFGKKHETEEAAMTKKKLSLRNMCTYQGKKPCLGEELALEDINVEEDSFFMEPTNFRKKPKTEEATPTKKLLSLEKKCTTQGKMSCVKNPLVLQKITSEEKSLTKELLSLKRKPTTEKESLFQEPPALQEKHTTEREVSILKKSLALQEKIDTEEDSLFKEPLAFKKQPTTTEETTLTMRPLSLKRKRTTQGKTAHLKKPLVLQKTTSGEKALNKGSLSFEKKPATKEESLFQELSVSQEKHTTDGEVTLLKKPWALQEKKDGEDEFLMEPISLRKKHTAKEATLSKKPLPLKKRTTQGKMYHLKKPLVLQKTTSEEKSLIKEPFSFKKKPTTKESLFQEPSALQEKDTTQEEGSILKKPSVLQKTPIEEESLLKVPLAFKKKRTIEEATSSNKLFLKKKGTTQGKKSRLTKPLVLQTISEEKSLIKEPLSFKTKPTTEEESLLKEPSAPQEKHTTQGGVALLKKPWALQETVDNKGEFLREPVSFRKKHTTNVAVSTKESSLKKKKCTTQMMSVCQELLDLQNITGEGKDSFMEPMSFRKKSSTDEAFNTKTSLSLKKRQITQGKMFPLKKPLVIEKTTSEEESLFKKLLPFKKKSTTEEEFLFQDPSVLKENHTTLQEVSLSKEPLALQENITTEEESYIKEPLTLEEKPTTEEEFPFQEPFSMHVKPTDKDECLFRKSLALQNKTDTKEDCLKTQLDLQEKSTTEEEFLFKKPLVVKEELSTEAAVSIKGQLSLKKPTAQGEVFLLKKQLALQENFANEEESLIKQSQALQERPSIEKETILKEPLALQENPSIEKETMLRESLALQEKPRSKKETLFEELLALQENPTIEEEAILKEPLALQEKPSSEKDLSSKEPLTLQKNLTHEEDTFLKDFIILQVETIPHVSTTAPESRIGLSSTVTMSSVGKLSTTSKSSTCEFSSDKPFSSPDKRSQEEQVTPPEDIDNDHSDPFFNSVYAKDIFNYMKEREENFILEKYMTRQTDINSDMRAILVDWLVEVQMTFEMSHETLYMAVKLVDHYLMQVICERDKLQLLGSTAFLIAAKFEESCPPYVDDFLYICDDIYKRDEILAMEISILQTLKFDINIPIAYHFLRRYARCVHASMKTLTLSRFICEMTLQEYDYIQERASKLAAGSFLLALYMKKLGHWAPTLEYYSGYKTSDLHPLVRQLNILLTLRPCNRLKTVHSKYSHQVFFEVTKIPPLDTLKLEEILNCC
- the CCNB3 gene encoding G2/mitotic-specific cyclin-B3 isoform X2: MPLPLPRRSKRETKKSQSSKIVPSDHGPSEKRQENYQAKISPSSPQGAFKRRSAFEDLTNAFQSQPAQPKKEASNESVKDVSKKINRNTPAHGLTGNNEMNIKRYKKLELSSVVVSSTVVPNIIDKPLILEIPTSSKTPTAEEASLFKKPFILKEEPTTEDTVLIKRSLSLKKGTDQGEMSLLEKPLSLQEETDSDVVEPVTFGKKHETEEAAMTKKKLSLRNMCTYQGKKPCLGEELALEDINVEEDSFFMEPTNFRKKPKTEEATPTKKLLSLEKKCTTQGKMSCVKNPLVLQKITSEEKSLTKELLSLKRKPTTEKESLFQEPPALQEKHTTEREVSILKKSLALQEKIDTEEDSLFKEPLAFKKQPTTTEETTLTMRPLSLKRKRTTQGKTAHLKKPLVLQKTTSGEKALNKGSLSFEKKPATKEESLFQELSVSQEKHTTDGEVTLLKKPWALQEKKDGEDEFLMEPISLRKKHTAKEATLSKKPLPLKKRTTQGKMYHLKKPLVLQKTTSEEKSLIKEPFSFKKKPTTKESLFQEPSALQEKDTTQEEGSILKKPSVLQKTPIEEESLLKVPLAFKKKRTIEEATSSNKLFLKKKGTTQGKKSRLTKPLVLQTISEEKSLIKEPLSFKTKPTTEEESLLKEPSAPQEKHTTQGGVALLKKPWALQETVDNKGEFLREPVSFRKKHTTNVAVSTKESSLKKKKCTTQMMSVCQELLDLQNITGEGKDSFMEPMSFRKKSSTDEAFNTKTSLSLKKRQITQGKMFPLKKPLVIEKTTSEEESLFKKLLPFKKKSTTEEEFLFQDPSVLKENHTTLQEVSLSKEPLALQENITTEEESYIKEPLTLEEKPTTEEEFPFQEPFSMHVKPTDKDECLFRKSLALQNKTDTKEDCLKTQLDLQEKSTTEEEFLFKKPLVVKEELSTEAAVSIKGQLSLKKPTAQGEVFLLKKQLALQENFANEEESLIKQSQALQERPSIEKETILKEPLALQENPSIEKETMLRESLALQEKPRSKKETLFEELLALQENPTIEEEAILKEPLALQEKPSSEKDLSSKEPLTLQKNLTHEEDTFLKDFIILQVETIPHVSTTAPESRIGLSSTVTMSSVGKLSTTSKSSTCEFSSDKPFSSPDKRSQEEVTPPEDIDNDHSDPFFNSVYAKDIFNYMKEREENFILEKYMTRQTDINSDMRAILVDWLVEVQMTFEMSHETLYMAVKLVDHYLMQVICERDKLQLLGSTAFLIAAKFEESCPPYVDDFLYICDDIYKRDEILAMEISILQTLKFDINIPIAYHFLRRYARCVHASMKTLTLSRFICEMTLQEYDYIQERASKLAAGSFLLALYMKKLGHWAPTLEYYSGYKTSDLHPLVRQLNILLTLRPCNRLKTVHSKYSHQVFFEVTKIPPLDTLKLEEILNCC